In Pseudoclavibacter sp. Marseille-Q3772, the sequence TCAGCAGCCTTCCAAAAGCAGCCGAGAACTACCAACCCGCGTGGGTCTTGCGGAGCCACCTCTATCACGCTGTCGGCAGGGATCAAGACGCCATCTCGTCACTAGAGCGGGCCATGACGCTGACCACCGTAACCAGCGAATACGACCACCTATCGGGCCTGCTCGCTCGATGGCGACAACGCTCGTAGTGCGCAGCTCACGATGCACATGCACGTCGCCACTTGCCGGCCTGTTCACGCGCACGTCCGAGTAGCTCGAGTTCGCTCAATCCGGCGCGGACATCGGCCGCGGTCAAACCGCTACGCAATGCGAGGTCGTCCACCGTTCGAGCGGTGCGGGTCGTGAGCGCGTCAAATGTCCGCAGCGCTGCTGGCGGCAGCGAGGGCGATGCCGCATCCGCCGATTGCCCAAACGACCCCAAATCGAGTTCGCGCCGATTAGCGAGTTCCCCAAGCGCCCCGGTATCAAATAATGTCGGCGACGCAGCATTGGCGCACAGGGCAAGCGCGTCTGCGGGACCCGCGATCAACTCCGCCTGCTGTTCCTGAATCAATCTGTGGCAACCGACCGAGGTGCTGCTCGATATCGGGCCCGGCACCGCACCGAGTGCACGCCCCAGCGTGAGCGCGTGGTTCGCCGTGTTCATCGCGCCCGAACGCGCTCCGGCTTCCACCACGATCGTTGCCCCAGCAAGGGCTGCGATTAAGCGATTGCGCTGTAAGAAACGCCACCTAGTCGGTGCTGTACCGCACGGCACCTCGCTGAGCACTGCCCCGCTTGTGATCGTTTGCTCGAGCAACTCACGGTTTCCGCTCGGATATAAGCGATCGAGCCCTCCAGCGAGTACGGCGATCGTGTTTCCGCCGCTGGCAAGGCACACTCGATGCGCCTGTGCATCGATTCCGTACGCGCCACCAGACACCACCGAAACGCCGGCATCACTCGCAGCCACGGCGATCTCTCCGGTGACATCGTCACCGTATCGCGTACTCGCTCGCGACCCGACCAGCGCCAGCATGAGCGGTGAATACGTCAACGCCTTCGGATTGCCGCGCACCCACAACCCCATCGGTCGATGCTCACCGAGGTCATTGAGCGCAACAGGCCACGCCGCATCCGCTGGCGATATGAACCGCGAACCGATGGTGTGCGCCGCATCCAGTAACGCGCAGAAGCGATCAATGCGCATCCGCTGACGCCACCGTGATACTGCGGCGCTCCAATCGCGGTTCGGATCGAGTTTGCTTGCACCAGGCGAACCTGCTTGCACGCGTGCGGACAGCTCTCGGCCCGAATCGTGGGCGGCAATTGCCCACACGTGTTCCAGGGCCGCGCATACGCCGAGCGTTTGCATCAGCGCTCCGGCATCGCTATCCCCCGGTTCGACTGTCATCGACCAGCATGCCCAGGCCAACTGCTCAATCAGGCGGTCGGCGTCGTGATAAGGCACGATGCGGCGGATGCGGTGAAGCAGCTCTGTATTCGTCAGCGGGTTGGGTTCGATCATCATGAAGCGTCCCTTCAACAGCGCGCAGCATCGCGCGGGTCCAGTGCTTGGAAATGGTGGCGATATCAATCGCCGTATCGGGTTCGGTAGAACAACGCTTCGGAGACGTGCTCTCGTGACGGGCGGGATGCTCCGTCGATATCCGCGAGCGTCCAGGCGACCCTGGAGGCGCGCACATAGCCACGCATTGAGATCTGCCCGCGTTGTAACGCAGCATCTAGTGGTTCGCTGGCTCCCAGGTCAGGTCGAAGTTCGGCCCGGCGAAGCAGCGATCCAGACACCTCCGCGTTCCGGGTGTGGCCAAACTGCGCGAGACGCGACTCACTGCGCGCCCGGCACTCAGCAACAACCGCTCGCGCCTGTGCGCTTGAGGTCGCTCCCGTGTGACCTGCCTGCGCCAAGCGGGTCTGCGCCACCGAGGCTCGTTCCACTCGTAATTGCAGATCGATTCGATCCAGCAACGGCCCCGATAGCCGCCCCAGATATTGCCGCTGCTGATGCGGCGTGCACTGACATCGCAACCCGGCCGCACCCGCATTGCCGCACGGGCACGGATTCGCGGCAATCACCAGCTGCACATTCGCCGGATACGTGACACTCCCTCTCGAGCGGTGAATGGTTACCGTCCCTGACTCGAGCGGTTGCCGCAAGCTGTCCAGTACTCGCCGGGAAAACTCGGGTGCCTCATCCAGAAACAACACACCGTGCGCGGCGAGCGACAGTGCCCCTGGCTGAATCACTCCGCTACCGCCGCCGATCAGAGCAACGGCCGAGGCCGAGTGATGCGGCGCCTGAATTGGAGGCCGCAACGAAAGTTCCCCAGCCACACCCATTGACTTCAACGACCGTATGGCCGCGACCTCGATCGCCGCATCCACACTGAGATCAGGCAGAATGCCGGGGAGCCGCTCGGCAAGCATCGTTTTACCGCTGCCCGGAGGGCCAATCATCGAGAAATGGTGACCACCAGCGGCAGCAACCACCAGTGCGCGAACGGCCGATTCGTTACCGATAACCTCGGCTAAATCACCCGGCGGTTCAGCCGCAGGCGCGCTGTCTGACACCAGCAGCGGTGTCGTTTCGCTCTCGGGCTCATCCAGGGAACCGCCATCGGCACCGTAATGTTCGGCGAGCTGCGCAAGCGACCGGATCGGCACGACCGTAATACCTTCCACAAGCCGTGCCTCCTGCTCGGCGTCAGCGGCGACAAGAATGGTGTCAAAGCCGAGCCGTTTCGCTGCGTGCACGGCCGGCAACACGCCGCTCACGGCACGAACCGCACCGGTGAGCGCGAGCTCACCGAGATGTGCGTTACGGGCGGGGCCAGCGGGATCGATCACGCCCTCTGCCGCCAACACCGCTGCCGCAATCGCTAGGTCAAACCCGGCTCCGTGCTTACGGAGTTCAGCCGGTGAGAGACTCACCGTGCAACGTTTTGCCGACAGCGGGTGACCGCTCGAATGCATCGCTGCTCGCAGGCGGTGCTCGGACTCACCCAGGGCCGCATCCGGCAATCCGATAATCAGCAGTTTCGGCAGCCCCGCTGCCATCTGCACATCGACCCGTACCGCGTCTCCGTGGAGTCCAGCCAGCGCGATACCCCAGCTGCGTGCGTTCGCCACGATCAGATCAGCAGATTGTCGATGTGGTGGATTCGCGGTTCGCGCCCCAGCGGTGCGTAGATACCGATGGCATCGATGCGAGTGCGACCGACCACGTGCGGATGCGCCTCACGCCAAGCGAACGCAACCTGCCGCATCCGCCGAAGTTTATGCACGGTGATTGCTTCAAGCGGATCACCGGTATCAAGCACCCGCCGGGTTTTCACCTCAATGAACACCAAGTCAGTACCGTGCTTTGCGACGATATCCACCTCGCCATAACGGCAATGCCAATTGGTATCGAGGATGTGATACCCGCGGTAGCGCAGGTATTCGCACGCGGTTTCCTCGCCCTGTTTTCCGACCCCAATATTGGTACTCATCCGGCTTCCCCTCTACTCACGCCGTTGCTTGCTACGGACTGTGCGTGTGTTCACGCGTGCCATAAGCCTGCTAGAGCCAGCGAGCTCGTGGGAAAGAACGAACGCGACCTGTGGATATCTCGTTATCCACAGGCCGCGCGATACATGAGCGCGTTATTCGTCGAGCGAGAGTTCCTTCGGCAGCTCGAAATCGTGCGCGTTGAGTTCTTCCACGTTCACATCCTTGAACGTGAGTACCCGAACCTGTTTCACAAACCGGTCGGAACGGTAGATATCCCACACCCACACGTCACGCATGGTGAGTTCAAAGTAGAAGTCGTTTGCCGCATCCCGCCGCTCGAGGGTTACTTCGTTCGCCAGGTAAAAGCGACGCTCGGTCTCCACGACATATTTGAACTGCTTGGCGACATCCCGATACTCGCGGAAAAGCGCCAGTTCTACACCGCGTTCGTATTCGTCGAAAGCCTCATCGTTCATGACCGTTCAGTCTAGCCCGCACAGGCCAATAACCGCACTGCCGCCACGAGAACCCGTATCGGCGCTACGACGCGCCGGAACCGCTTGCCGCAAGAATCTTGTACAACCAAGTTGCCCGGTGGTGCGCGCTTGCACCAAGCGCAACAATCGCCTGTCGATGTGCAGCCGAACCGTAGCCTTTATTACGTAGCCAGCCGTACGGCTCGAGTTGCGCATCCGCTGCCACTAGCTGTGCCATATGTTGGTCACGCTCGACTTTTGCAATGACGGATGCGGCGGCTACCGCGGCACAGTCACGGTCGGCTTTCGGTCTGGTTACGACGTGCAGCGACGAAGTACACCCGGGAGTCAGCCAATCATGCGTGCCGTCGAGCAGTATGGTGCTGTCAGCTACGGGCACACCCTGTTCCCACAGCTGCGCCAGCGCCCGAACACCGGCGGCGGCGAGGCTCGGGCCGATCCCGAACTCATCAATCTCGGCCGCGCTCGCCCATCCGGTAGCACAAGCCCACACCCACTCGCGCGCCAGTGGCGCAAACGCCTCGCGCCGACGCTCCGTCAGCAGCTTCGAATCACGCAAGCCCTCGGGGAAACCGGCCTCGCATTCTTGCGCACGGATCGCACTGACCCCAACGGTTACTGGACCGGCAAGCGCACCGCGCCCAACCTCATCCATACCGATCACCACCGAGGTCTCGCGCAGCAGGGCACGCTCTACTTCAAGCGTTGGTTCGACTGGCACTATGGACGCCGCGAGGGTACGGCCGCGAATACCCCTGAGTAATTGTCGATAAAACCGATCCGGTTCATCGGCCAGTTGATCATGAACGCTTGCCCGACAATGTTCTCGTACGGCACAAACCCCTTAGTGGGTAGGTCTTGGTGTGCGCGCGAGTCCTGCGAGTTGAACCGGTTATCGCCCATGACCCACACCGAATCCTCGGGCACCGTCACGTCGAATGCCTCGCCGGATGCGCGATCGCGTGAGTCGGTCACGATGTACGGTTCGCGGATTGGAACATCGTTAATCACGATCTGCCCGTAGGCGTTACAGCACACCACGTGGTCGCCAGGCATTCCGATTACTCGCTTGACGAGGTGATTGTGTGCATCCTCTGGCTTCAGGCCAATGCCCTCGAGGAAACCATCGACGACCGCTTGCACGGGCTGTTTCTCTTCAGGTTGCGCGGCAGGCAGCCAGCCACCCGGATCCTGGAACACGATCACATCACCGCGATTTAAGGGGACGAGATCCGGCACCAATTGGTTCACCAGTACGCGGTCCTCCTCGATCAGCGTGTTGTGCATGGATGCGGAGGGGATGTAAAACGGCCGCAAGAAGAACGTCTTGATGATGACCGAAATCACCAGCGCGATCACGACAATGATTGCCGCGTCGCGCAAAAACAGTGTGAAACCGCCGCGCTGGACGATCTCGCCCTTGCGGTTGAGCGCAATATCGTCGCGCAGCCGATGGCGCGGACCGTGTGTGTGCCGGAAGAGCTCGACAATGAGGTCGTCATCCTCTTCGCCGTGACCAGACGGTGCCAGTGTCGGCAGTTCGTAATCAACGTCTGGCAAGCGGAGCTCCTCGGGTGTGTGAGATTGCAAGCGATTCTACGTGGAAAATGACCACAGCCCCCGCCGACTGGCAGAGGCTGCGGAATGAACGTTACCGAGTTGGTACGTAAACGAAGTGATTAGCTCTCGCGACGCTCGCGAATCTTCGCTGCCTTACCGCGACGGTCGCGCAGATAGTACAGCTTGGCGCGACGAACGACACCGCGCGAAACAACCTCGATCTTTTCGATGATCGGCGAGTGTACCGGGAAGGTACGCTCAACGCCGACCTGGAAGCTCACCTTACGAACGGTGAAGGTTTCGCGCACGCCGTCGCCCTGACGAGCAAGCACGATGCCCTGGAACACCTGAACACGCGAACGGTTACCTTCAACGATGTTGACGTGAACCTTGACGGTGTCGCCGGGGCGGAATTCCGGAACGTCCTTCAGCGACTGTGCGTCGATCTGGTCAATGAGGTTTGCCATGTGATGCATCACTCTCTGCATCGCCACAGGTCGATTGCATTGAAATGAATGGTCTGTATTCCAGCGGCAGAGTGTCCCCTGTGGCAGAGTCATGCCGCGGCACAAGCGGCTAGTTTACCCGGTCATTCGAGTGTCCGGCAAGTGGATGCGCACAGCAGTTGGCAGCGCAGCGACCGTTCGCTATTCCCCGCGCGGGCGAGCGATCCACTCGGGGCCGCTCTCGTCTTCATCGTTGTCGTCGATGATCTCGGCATCGACCGCATCCCGGCCGCTGGCACCAGGACCCTCTTGCACGGTCCACTCTTCATCAACGGTGATAACTCGTGGCTGCGGCTCCTCGGGGGACCCAGTGCGTAGGTGATCGCGCATTTGCTGCGCACGCGCCGTCATATTGTCGATGTTCTCCTGCTGGGAACGTTTGGCGCACCACCAAATACCGAAGGCGGATACCGCGATCGCAACCAATTGCAGGATGCCCCCGACCGCACCCGGAGTGCTGACTCCAGCAACCCAGGCCGCGATCGCGCCAAGATACCAGCTGCCTTCGGCGATGGGCAGTTTTCGAGCGGTACGGATACTTGGTCGCAGCCACAGCACGAACCCAAAGATCGCCAGCTCCAAGAACAGCAACGGCACAACGACGAATAGGGATAGGAATCCGGTGAGGCTTTGTCTCCAAATCAGCCAGGCCACGATGGCCCATGCCGATACTGCGAATGGCACAAAGCCAAACGCCATAACTACCGCATTACCGATGGAACTCGGGAAGTATGCGCGGGAAGGTGCAGTCATCGAAGAAAATCCGTTCGTAGCGAGTCGATAAGTCCGATGCGGTTGCCGCCGCGAAGCGTGGCGCGCTGGCGTTCGGCGGGCGTGCTGTCGAGCAGCAGCAAGCAGCTTACGAGTTCGCCCTCACAGCCGAGATCACGAGCGATGCCCTGTAGCTCATCGATTCGGCGCGCAAACGCCTCACGGGCCGGCTGCTCGTTACCGTCCGCATCCACAATAATCTTGGTGTCCAAGCCGAACCGTGCCGCCCGAAACTTATTCTCGCGCACCACCCACATTGGTAGTAGTGGCAGCGGTTTCCCCGCTTGCACGGCACGGATCGCCTCTTCGACAACGCACTGCACCACTGCTGCGTGCGCCGCAATGTGGAAAAGCGATGGCTGGCTATCGGCGACCGTTACGCCGACGGAGCCCGACCACGGCTCGGGGCGAAGCGTCCAGTCCAGGTCTTCCCAGCGCTCAATAACACCGGCTCGGCACATTCCGTTCACCGCCTGCACCGTGTCTTCCCAGCTGTCGAATCGTGAGGGCAGTCCGGCTCCGGGCACTTGACGGCGCAGCAGAGTGCGGTGCGAGACAAAACCGGTGTTTTGTCCCATCCAGTACGGGCTTGCTGCTGTCGGGGCCAATAACCACTGATAGTTCCGCCCGAGTGCGCCGGTGATGCTCGGGATCATTTGCGGGTCTTCGACACCGACGTGGACGCCCATCCCCCAAGCTGCGAGTTGGCGCGACCACTCACGACCACGTTCTACGAGCTCGATGCCGTGGTGGTCAGGGGTGATTGTTTGCACATGCCAATCGGAGTATGGATGCGCGCCGACACCGATCACCCCGCAGCCGGCCGCATCCGCCGCCGCCACTACTTTCGTTGCCAATGCCCGCAACTCAGCGATTGCGCCCGGCACATTGCGGTGCACGGCGGTAGAAATTCGAACGGTGTTCGTCATGAACCCGGCACTGAAACTGGGCTCTGCAAGAGCATCGAGCACTTCACCGGCACGACCAACAAGCTCTCCGCTTGCCGGGTCGACAAGCGCGACATCCCAGTCCAGCGAGAGGGATACGCGTTCGCCTGCGTTGAACTCCATGACCGTCATCGTACCGACCTATTAGTGAACGGCACACACGAACCCGTTGAATCCGCTGGAACGGCTTTTCAACTTGGCTGGAAATCTGCAAGAATAGTTCGTTGAGTCTGTGCCGCGACCCTCTCTTCGCAGCGCGCAGCGCATCCTGAGCTTCGGTCGAGCGCGCCCCACGCATTTGGCTGAGCCAAGAGTGTTCATTAATTTTCAAACCAAAGCAGGAGACCTGTGTCTGTAAAGATCCGCCTTAAGCGCCTGGGTAAGACCCGTGCACCCTTCTACCGTGTGGTTGTCGCCGACGAACGCGCCAAGCGCAACGGCCGCGTCATCGAAGAGATCGGCACCTACGACCCCACCCGCGAACCCTCGGTAATCTCGATCGAGTCCGAGCGCGCTCAGTACTGGCTTTCCGTCGGTGCTCAGCCCACCGAAGCCGTCGCCGCACTTCTGAAGCTCACCGGCGACTGGGGCAAGTTCAAGGGCGAAGGCCCGACCGAATCGCAGGTTAAGCCGCAGGTCGAGAAGGAAGCCTTCCAGGCTGACGCCAACAAGAAGCCGGTGCTGAAGCCGAAGGCTGAACCAAAGGCTGAAGAAGAAGCACCGGCTGCCGAGGCAACCGAAGCACCCGCCGAGGAAGCACCAGCTGCCGAAGCAGAAGAAACCAAGGAGTAGTTCATGCTCGCGTCAGCGCTCGAACACATTGTCTGCGGAATCGTTGATAACCCGGACGATGTTCGCGTTGATGCTCGAGAAACTCCTCGCGGCGAAGTCCTCCGGGTGCAGGTGCACCCGGAGGACCGCGGCCGCGTCATCGGCCGAAACGGACGCACAGCACAGGCGCTGCGCACCGTGATTTCGGCGCTGGCTCAGGGGCGCCGCGTCCGTGTGGACGTGGCCACTGACTAACTTCCCGGGTGGGCAGCGTGGGCGGTAAGAAACGCAGCGGCATCACCCAATTGCGCGTTGGCCGGCTCGTTCGGGCACACGGCCTTAAGGGCGCAATCAAACTCGAGCTTTACACGGATGAACCCAATCGGCGGTTCGTTCCCGGCGCGTCGTTCTCGCTACAGGTACCCGCATCCTCACCCTGGCGAGGCAAGAAGCTTGTGCTGCGCGAGCTGCGCTGGCTCGGTGACGCTCCCCTCGGATTCTTTGAGGGCGTAACCGACCGCACCACCGCTGAGACGCTCGTGAAGGCGATCCTGTGGGTCGATCAGGACGATGCCGAAGAACTCGACCCAAACACCTGGTATGACCACCAGTTGGTTGAACTGGATGCGGTCGTGAACGGTTCGGTCGTCGGCAAGATTGCCCGCGTCGACCACTTCCCCGCCCAAGATCTGCTTGTCGTGACCACCGCAACCGGCGATGTCATGGTGCCGTTCGTGAAGGAGATCGTTCCCGAAGTCAATATCGAACGCGGCACAGTCACGATCACCCCACCGGGTGGACTGTTTGATGGCAACGCCGAAGAGGCGCGGCCGGAAGGCCAGCGCTCCCCGCAGGAGCGCGCAGACACCGCATCCGCTACGACAGCCACCGGCGAAGAAACCGCATAATCGTGCGCATCGATATCGTCACCATCTTTCCGCAGTTCTTCGACATCCTCGATCTCTCGCTGCTGGGTAAAGCCCGCGCGCAGGGACTCATCGACCTGCGCATCCACGATCTTCGCGATGCCACTTCCGATCGTCACCGCACTGTGGATGACACGCCTTACGGCGGCGGCGCAGGCATGGTGATGAAGCCAGAACCCTGGGGCGAAACGCTCGACCGCATTCTTGACGACTCCCCCACCGAATCACCGTTGGTGATCTTCCCATCGCCTGCCGGTGATGTGTTTCAACAGGCGCGGGCGCGTGATCTGGCACAGGAGTCGCACATCGTGTTCGGATGCGGGCGCTACGAGGGCATCGACCAGCGCGTATTCGAGTACGCAGCCTCACGCGCACGCGTTGAACTGATTTCAATCGGCGACTATGTCCTCAACGGCGGTGAGGTCGCTGTGATGGCGATGATCGAGGCGTTTGGTCGGCTCATTCCGGGCGTCGTGGGAAACCCCGAGTCGCTCGTTGAAGAATCACACGAACAGGGGTTGCTCGAGTACCCGAGCTATACAAAGCCCGCAGTGTGGCGCGGGATGGAGGTGCCGCCAGTACTGCTCAGTGGTCACCACGCGAACATCACGAGTTGGCGCCATGAGCAGCAGCTCGAACGCACTCGACGCGTGCGCCCCGATCTCTACCAGTCGTGGACGGAAAACCAGTAGTTCGCCGAGCCTAGGCTCCCCCGAGCCGTACGGCTCGGACGCGCTACTGCGCTACTTGCGCAAGAACTTCTGCAGCTTCTCGAGTTCTTCGGGCGTCGGGCCGCCCTGCCCCTGGCCGCCGCCGAAGGCGCCACCACCGAACGCACCGCCGCCGAACGACGAGCCAGACGGTGCCGCGGATTCCTTCGGGGCCGCCTGTTGCTGCATCCGCTTCTGCGGGTTTCCGGAGAACTTCTTCCCCTTCTTCTTCGCCGCAGCTTTCTTCGCCGCACCGCGACCACGCCCCGGCATGCCGGACATACCGGGCATTCCCGGCATTGCGGGCATGCCCTCGCCGCTTGCCATCGAGCGAGTCATCTTCGCCATCATTTCGAACCGTTTGACCAGCTCGTTGACATCGCGAACCTCGGTACCCGAACCGCGCGCGATACGCGAACGACGAGAACCGTTCAGCACCTTCGGGTTGCGGCGTTCCAGCGGCGTCATCGACTGAATAATCGCCTCGATACGCACCAGCGAAGACTCATCGAAGTCGTCGATTGCGTTCTTGTACTCCTTCGGCACGTTCGGCAGCAGCGAGAGCATCTTCTTGAAGTTGCCCGCGCGGCGAACCTGCTGCATTTGCTTGAGGAAGTCGTCGAGGGTGTACTCATTGCGCGCCAATTTCTCTGCAGACTTGCGCGCCTCTTCTTCATCGAACGCACGCTGTGCTTCCTCAATGAGCGACAGCACGTCACCCATGTTCAGGATGCGGCCGGCCATCCGGTCTGGGTGGAACTGTTCGAAGTCTTCGAGACGTTCACCAACCGAGGCAAACATGATCGGACGCTCGGTGGTCTGCGCAACGGACAGCGCCGCACCACCGCGAGCATCACCATCCAGCTTCGTCAAGACAACACCGCTGAAGTCAACGCCCTGCTGGAAGGCCCGCGCGGTCGCGACCGCATCCTGACCGATCATGGCGTCGATGACGAAGAGCACCTCATCCGGGTTCGTCGCTTCTTTAATGCGACGCGCCTGATTCATCAGTTCTTCGTCGACACCGAGACGACCCGCAGTGTCGATGATGACCACATCGTGCTGCTTTGACTCTGCAAGTCGCAGCGATTCGCGGGCCACACGTACCGGGTCGCCCACACCATTGCCGGGTTCGGGTGCAAACACCGGAACACCTGCCTGGTCACCGACGATCTGCAGCTGGGTTACCGCGTTAGGGCGCTGCAAGTCGGCAGCAACCAGCATCGGTGTGTGCTGTTCCTGCACCAGCCACTTCGCCAGTTTTCCGGCGAGGGTGGTCTTACCTGCACCCTGCAAACCGACGAGCATGATTACCGTCGGTGGGCGCTTCGCGAACGAGATGTTACGGTCCTGGTCGCCACCGAGGATGCGGATGAGTTCCTCGTTAACGATCTGAACGACCTGCTGTGCCGGGTTAAGTGCGCGGTTCACCTCATCGCCGAGTGCGCGTTCGCGAACGTGCGCAACAAACGCTTTCACCACCGGCAGGGCAACGTCGGCTTCAAGCAGCGCACGACGAATTTCGCGGACAGTGCTGTCGATATCCGCCGCGGTCAGCTTTCCTTTAGAGCGGAGGTTGCCGAGGGCGTCGACGAGGCGATCAGAGAGGTTACCAAACAGGGCCATAGTCCGGCTATTCTACCGGGCATTCACGCTGCGCGCAGGCCCGCCGTGTATGCACTACTGCTCGGCGTTACCGAGCGCTTGCGCGGCGAGTGACACGAGTGTGTTCGCCATCGTGCCAAGCGGTTGTTCTTCACGCCAGATCGCCGTGAACGGGCGGCGAAACTGCATCCCCGCCACCGCAACTCGCACCAGCCGTCCCGCTGCGAGGTCATCGCCGACGGTGACCATGCTCATCACCGACGGCCCCATCCCGGCAGCGACCGCATTACGAACCGACATCACGGCCGAAAACTCGGCGGCCGGTTCTGCGAGTTTCAGGTTCGGATGCGATTGGGCAAGCAGCGTTTCGAGCACCTGCCGAGTTCCGGAACCTTCTTCGCGCACCACCAGCGGTGTTGCGGCAAGCGTCTCAATGCTGATGTGCTCACGCCCGGCCCATTCGTGCTCGGGAGCCACGACCACGACGAGTTCATCCTGACCGATGATCCGCTGC encodes:
- the ffh gene encoding signal recognition particle protein; amino-acid sequence: MALFGNLSDRLVDALGNLRSKGKLTAADIDSTVREIRRALLEADVALPVVKAFVAHVRERALGDEVNRALNPAQQVVQIVNEELIRILGGDQDRNISFAKRPPTVIMLVGLQGAGKTTLAGKLAKWLVQEQHTPMLVAADLQRPNAVTQLQIVGDQAGVPVFAPEPGNGVGDPVRVARESLRLAESKQHDVVIIDTAGRLGVDEELMNQARRIKEATNPDEVLFVIDAMIGQDAVATARAFQQGVDFSGVVLTKLDGDARGGAALSVAQTTERPIMFASVGERLEDFEQFHPDRMAGRILNMGDVLSLIEEAQRAFDEEEARKSAEKLARNEYTLDDFLKQMQQVRRAGNFKKMLSLLPNVPKEYKNAIDDFDESSLVRIEAIIQSMTPLERRNPKVLNGSRRSRIARGSGTEVRDVNELVKRFEMMAKMTRSMASGEGMPAMPGMPGMSGMPGRGRGAAKKAAAKKKGKKFSGNPQKRMQQQAAPKESAAPSGSSFGGGAFGGGAFGGGQGQGGPTPEELEKLQKFLRK